One segment of Thermosynechococcus sp. HN-54 DNA contains the following:
- the rplV gene encoding 50S ribosomal protein L22, with the protein MVSTSSPTARACAKYVRMSPHKVRRVLDQLRGRTYRDALIMLRFMPYRACEPITKVLRSAAANATHNLGLDPATLVISQAYADQGPCLKRFRPRAQGRAYQIRKPTCHITIAVAPQNTADES; encoded by the coding sequence ATGGTTTCTACCTCTTCTCCTACTGCCCGTGCCTGCGCCAAGTATGTCCGTATGTCACCCCACAAGGTGCGGCGGGTACTGGATCAACTGCGGGGTCGCACCTACCGCGATGCCCTGATTATGCTGCGCTTTATGCCCTATCGTGCCTGTGAGCCGATTACGAAGGTCTTGCGATCGGCAGCAGCCAATGCCACCCACAATTTAGGCTTGGATCCCGCCACCTTGGTGATTAGTCAGGCCTATGCCGATCAAGGCCCCTGTCTAAAGCGATTTCGCCCCCGTGCCCAAGGCCGGGCTTACCAAATTCGCAAGCCCACCTGCCACATCACGATTGCTGTGGCGCCCCAAAACACTGCTGACGAATCGTAG
- the rpsS gene encoding 30S ribosomal protein S19, protein MGRSLKKGPFVADHLLRKIEALNERNVKEVIKTWSRASTIVPEMIGHTIAVHNGKQHVPVYITEQMVGHKLGEFAPTRNFRSHVKGDKKARH, encoded by the coding sequence ATGGGACGTTCATTAAAAAAAGGCCCCTTTGTGGCGGATCATCTCTTACGCAAGATTGAAGCCCTCAATGAGCGCAATGTCAAGGAAGTGATCAAAACGTGGTCGCGTGCCTCAACGATTGTGCCAGAAATGATTGGCCACACGATCGCTGTCCACAACGGCAAGCAGCACGTGCCCGTGTACATCACTGAGCAGATGGTGGGTCACAAACTGGGGGAATTTGCCCCCACCCGCAACTTCCGCAGTCATGTTAAGGGCGATAAAAAAGCCCGCCATTGA
- the rplB gene encoding 50S ribosomal protein L2, translating to MGIRVYRPYTPGVRQKTVSDFAEITTDKPEKSLTRGFKRDKGRNNRGVITSRRRGGGHKRRYRIVDFRRSSKLNVPAKVATVEYDPNRNARIALLHYRDGEKRYIIHPRDLTPGTEVIASPDAPIEVGNSLPLGKIPLGTSVHNVEITPGRGAQMVRAAGAMAQVVAKEGDMVTLKLPSGEVRLFRKECYATIGQVGNVEANNISLGKAGRNRWKGRRPKVRGSVMNPVDHPHGGGEGRAPIGRPGPVTPWGKPTLGYKTRKKKKLSDALIVRRRKKSSKRGRGGRQS from the coding sequence ATGGGCATTCGCGTTTACCGACCCTACACCCCCGGCGTTCGCCAAAAAACTGTTTCTGACTTTGCTGAAATTACCACCGACAAGCCCGAAAAGTCACTGACCCGTGGCTTCAAGCGCGACAAAGGCCGCAACAATCGCGGTGTCATTACCAGTCGGCGGCGGGGGGGTGGCCACAAGCGTCGCTATCGCATTGTTGATTTTCGCCGCAGCAGCAAGCTCAATGTCCCCGCCAAAGTGGCAACCGTGGAGTACGATCCCAACCGCAATGCTCGCATTGCCCTGCTCCACTATCGCGATGGCGAGAAACGCTACATCATCCATCCTCGGGATTTGACCCCCGGCACCGAGGTTATTGCCAGTCCCGATGCCCCTATCGAAGTGGGCAACTCCCTTCCTCTGGGCAAAATTCCCTTGGGAACCAGTGTTCACAATGTGGAAATTACCCCCGGTCGCGGTGCCCAAATGGTGCGAGCTGCCGGTGCAATGGCACAAGTGGTGGCCAAAGAAGGGGATATGGTCACCCTCAAGCTTCCCTCGGGTGAAGTGCGGCTCTTCCGCAAGGAGTGCTACGCCACCATTGGCCAAGTGGGGAATGTTGAAGCCAACAACATCAGTTTGGGGAAAGCGGGTCGCAATCGCTGGAAAGGTCGTCGTCCGAAGGTGCGCGGTTCGGTAATGAACCCGGTGGATCACCCCCACGGTGGTGGTGAAGGGCGCGCCCCCATTGGTCGTCCTGGGCCTGTCACACCTTGGGGTAAACCCACCCTTGGCTACAAAACTCGCAAGAAGAAAAAACTCAGCGATGCCCTCATCGTGCGTCGTCGCAAGAAGTCTTCCAAGCGGGGTCGCGGTGGTCGTCAGTCTTAG
- a CDS encoding 50S ribosomal protein L23: MTKVQPRAFADLIKRPIITEKATILLENNQYSFDVDRRATKPQIKAAIEELFNVKVTAVNTYHLPPKERRVGRFVGHRPRYKRAIVTLAPDSKIVLFPEV; this comes from the coding sequence GTGACTAAAGTCCAACCCCGCGCCTTTGCGGATCTCATCAAGCGCCCCATCATCACAGAGAAGGCCACGATTTTACTAGAAAACAATCAATACAGCTTCGATGTGGATCGGCGCGCTACCAAACCGCAAATCAAGGCGGCAATTGAGGAACTCTTTAACGTCAAAGTCACGGCAGTCAATACCTATCATCTGCCCCCCAAAGAGCGCCGCGTGGGTCGGTTTGTTGGTCATCGTCCTCGCTACAAGCGGGCGATCGTCACCCTTGCCCCCGACAGCAAGATCGTTCTCTTCCCCGAAGTTTAA
- the rplD gene encoding 50S ribosomal protein L4 — MVACVVKDWQGADSGEATLDLATAKPETASHIVHRALVRQLANARQGTASTKTRAEVRGGGRKPWRQKGTGRARAGSIRSPLWRGGGVIFGPKPRDYSQKMNRKERRLALRTALMSRVEDLIVVQEFADHLPRPKTKELVTALQRWGIEPEQKVLLLLANIPEMVALSARNVPTLKLLRADQLNVFDLLYADRIVATTGAIAKIQEVYGD; from the coding sequence ATGGTTGCATGTGTGGTTAAAGACTGGCAGGGTGCCGACAGTGGTGAAGCCACCCTTGATCTGGCGACAGCAAAACCTGAAACCGCTAGTCATATTGTTCATCGTGCCCTTGTGCGGCAACTGGCCAATGCGCGTCAGGGAACAGCTTCTACCAAAACCCGTGCAGAAGTGCGTGGGGGTGGGCGTAAGCCTTGGCGGCAAAAGGGAACAGGTCGTGCCCGGGCTGGTTCGATTCGCTCCCCTCTCTGGCGGGGTGGCGGTGTGATCTTTGGTCCGAAGCCCCGCGACTACAGCCAAAAAATGAATCGTAAGGAGCGGCGGCTCGCCCTACGGACAGCCCTGATGAGTCGCGTTGAAGACCTGATCGTCGTGCAAGAGTTTGCCGATCACCTGCCGCGTCCCAAAACTAAGGAACTCGTGACGGCGCTCCAGCGTTGGGGCATTGAGCCAGAGCAAAAAGTGCTGCTACTGCTGGCAAACATTCCGGAAATGGTGGCACTCTCGGCGCGAAACGTGCCCACCCTGAAACTACTGCGTGCCGATCAATTGAATGTTTTTGATTTGCTCTATGCCGATCGCATTGTTGCCACCACAGGAGCGATCGCCAAAATTCAGGAGGTGTACGGTGACTAA
- the rplC gene encoding 50S ribosomal protein L3 has translation MTVGILGTKLGMTQIFDEAGRSVPITVVQAGPCPITQIKTPQTDGYTAIQVAYGEVREKNLSRPERGHLNKSQTPPMRHLREFRLEDASSYQLGQAITVDVFSPGQLVDVHGISIGRGFAGYQKRHNFKRGPMAHGSKNHRLPGSTGAGTTPGRVFPGKRMAGRMGNTAVTIRKLQVVRVDPERNLILIKGALPGKPGALVSITPAKVVGRK, from the coding sequence GTGACAGTTGGTATTTTAGGGACAAAGTTGGGCATGACCCAAATCTTTGACGAGGCGGGCCGATCTGTCCCCATTACGGTGGTACAAGCGGGGCCGTGTCCGATCACACAAATCAAAACCCCCCAAACCGACGGCTACACGGCAATTCAAGTGGCCTATGGTGAAGTGCGGGAGAAAAACCTGAGTCGCCCCGAGCGCGGCCACCTCAACAAATCGCAAACGCCCCCCATGCGTCATCTGCGGGAATTTCGCCTCGAAGATGCCTCTAGCTACCAATTGGGGCAGGCCATAACCGTGGATGTTTTTAGTCCGGGGCAGCTTGTGGATGTCCACGGCATCAGCATTGGCCGAGGCTTTGCTGGCTATCAAAAACGCCACAACTTCAAGCGCGGTCCAATGGCACACGGCTCGAAAAACCACCGTCTCCCCGGTTCCACTGGGGCAGGAACCACCCCGGGTCGGGTTTTCCCCGGCAAGCGGATGGCCGGTCGCATGGGCAATACGGCAGTCACCATTCGCAAGTTGCAGGTGGTGCGCGTTGATCCTGAGCGCAACTTAATCCTGATCAAAGGGGCACTACCGGGTAAACCGGGAGCACTGGTGAGCATTACCCCCGCCAAGGTTGTCGGTCGCAAATAA